From Burkholderia sp. WP9, a single genomic window includes:
- a CDS encoding sensor domain-containing diguanylate cyclase, which produces MNPDTNDLESEYEALLSFMYLSPVGIIRSDQAGLVDMMNPLAAQLLMPLVKGGGIENIFDSLASVAPELRNLAASFEGERGAVCENHRVFVTPAKEGAVVLACSIIKVGENLLMTVLTDISRQVAAERRARQTESWLAGIYTSVNDFAFFSLDAQGRIESWNPSVERLTGFGETDVVGHTLSCFYARDEHVSHRSPEHIALTRDEGWHVEEFWCETRGGRRYWGQVLVAVLREEEGEIAGYSVVLRDVTERKVSSDNLARLLTTDHLTGVSSRAHFFEVAESEVARAERHGRALSVVMLDADYFKRINDTAGHQAGDEVLKRIAGEAKGLLRTSDTVARLGGEEFILMLPSTTAGEALVVAERLRVAVERARIETAVGQLKATISLGVATLSPANPTLQGLLAAADRALYDAKRAGRNCVRGEVLEPAGEACSACEEANTPGD; this is translated from the coding sequence GTGAATCCAGACACGAACGACCTCGAGTCCGAATACGAGGCGTTACTCTCGTTCATGTACCTGTCCCCGGTCGGGATTATCCGCAGCGACCAGGCGGGTCTCGTGGACATGATGAACCCCCTTGCCGCGCAGCTTCTCATGCCTCTGGTAAAAGGCGGCGGTATCGAGAATATTTTCGATAGCCTGGCGTCAGTGGCGCCGGAGCTTCGCAACCTGGCGGCCAGCTTTGAGGGCGAGCGGGGGGCAGTGTGTGAAAACCACCGGGTGTTTGTGACGCCGGCCAAAGAGGGGGCGGTCGTGCTCGCCTGTTCCATCATCAAGGTGGGTGAGAATCTGCTGATGACGGTGCTGACGGACATTTCCCGGCAGGTTGCGGCCGAGAGAAGAGCGCGGCAAACAGAATCGTGGCTGGCCGGAATCTACACGAGCGTCAACGACTTTGCTTTCTTCTCGCTTGATGCGCAAGGGCGTATTGAAAGCTGGAATCCATCGGTTGAACGCCTGACGGGATTTGGCGAGACCGACGTCGTCGGGCACACACTCTCGTGCTTTTATGCCCGCGACGAGCACGTATCGCACCGTTCACCGGAGCATATCGCGCTAACGCGTGACGAGGGTTGGCACGTGGAGGAGTTCTGGTGTGAAACCAGGGGCGGTCGACGCTACTGGGGGCAGGTTCTCGTCGCGGTGCTGCGCGAAGAGGAAGGGGAGATAGCGGGGTATTCGGTCGTTCTGAGAGACGTGACGGAGCGCAAGGTGAGCAGCGACAACCTTGCGCGCCTGCTTACGACCGACCACCTGACAGGCGTATCGAGCCGGGCCCACTTCTTTGAAGTTGCCGAATCCGAGGTGGCGCGCGCCGAACGACATGGGCGGGCATTGTCGGTCGTTATGCTGGACGCGGATTACTTCAAGCGGATCAACGACACGGCCGGGCATCAGGCGGGTGACGAGGTTTTGAAACGGATCGCCGGCGAAGCGAAGGGGCTGTTACGCACGTCCGACACGGTCGCGAGACTCGGCGGCGAGGAATTCATTCTGATGCTGCCGTCTACGACGGCCGGCGAGGCGTTGGTGGTCGCTGAGCGACTGCGGGTTGCGGTCGAGCGGGCGCGAATCGAAACGGCGGTCGGGCAATTGAAAGCGACGATCAGTCTGGGCGTCGCGACATTGAGTCCTGCCAATCCGACGCTCCAGGGATTGCTGGCTGCCGCCGACCGCGCGCTCTACGACGCGAAAAGAGCAGGGCGGAACTGCGTACGCGGCGAGGTTTTGGAGCCGGCGGGCGAAGCATGCTCCGCCTGCGAAGAAGCCAACACACCGGGAGACTGA
- a CDS encoding EAL domain-containing protein, with protein sequence MIRSPDGVAGQPQRCSGCRDITPLPIEIDFAFQPIVDVSAQAVFACEALVRGASGESAHSVLSQIDDANKYHFDQRCRQVAIASAAALGLDSFLSINFMPNAVYRPEVCIRSTLEAAQTHGFPIEKIIFETVEGEHLADRTHLVEIFRAYKTFGFLTAIDDFGAGYSGLALLVDFQPDIIKLDMGLLRGIDTDPVRQRIVRGVISICDDLGIRVVAEGIETRGERDFFVAHGVRLMQGYFFAKPGFKTIPAIDKLKCFT encoded by the coding sequence ATGATTCGTAGCCCCGATGGGGTGGCGGGACAGCCGCAACGATGTTCCGGGTGCAGGGACATAACGCCCCTGCCGATAGAGATCGATTTCGCGTTTCAGCCCATCGTCGATGTGAGCGCCCAGGCTGTTTTCGCATGCGAGGCGCTCGTGCGTGGTGCGAGCGGGGAATCCGCGCACTCGGTGCTGTCGCAGATCGACGATGCAAACAAATACCATTTTGACCAGCGCTGCCGGCAGGTTGCGATCGCCAGTGCAGCCGCGTTAGGTCTCGACTCGTTTCTCTCCATCAATTTCATGCCCAACGCGGTCTATCGGCCGGAGGTATGCATCAGGAGCACTCTGGAAGCTGCGCAGACGCATGGTTTCCCGATTGAAAAAATCATATTCGAGACTGTTGAGGGCGAACATCTGGCCGACCGCACACATCTGGTCGAGATTTTCAGGGCATACAAGACATTTGGCTTCCTGACGGCAATTGATGATTTCGGAGCCGGTTATTCGGGGCTTGCTCTGCTGGTGGATTTCCAGCCCGACATCATCAAGCTCGACATGGGACTGCTCCGCGGTATCGACACTGACCCGGTGCGTCAGCGCATCGTGCGAGGCGTGATTTCAATTTGCGACGATCTTGGTATCCGTGTCGTGGCGGAAGGCATCGAAACCAGGGGCGAACGAGACTTCTTTGTTGCGCATGGAGTCAGGCTGATGCAGGGCTATTTTTTCGCAAAACCAGGTTTTAAAACGATTCCGGCAATCGATAAGCTAAAGTGCTTTACATAG
- a CDS encoding FAD-dependent oxidoreductase has translation MPIKRKGPRIAVVGAGIAGLSCATVLRRSGFEVNVFDKSRGPAGRMSTRRQGDWQCDHGAQYFTARDPLFQAEVARWQNAGVAAIWPARIAVLDGSAQTAWASKQDRFVGTPSMNSPAKFLADAQSVTLGCTVTALHRDGRQWRLVSAEQGMLADRFDVVVLAMPAPQAADLLREAATGLAALARETAMRPCWALMVRLPARVPVPFDAAFINQGPLRWMARDSSKPGRNGPETWLLHANADWSELYIDASAERVADCLLEAFALHGGQKSTEWTAHRWRFADTEPSEEPAPGYIWDEASGLALCGDWLNGGRVEGAWHSGRMLAERIATR, from the coding sequence ATGCCTATAAAACGGAAAGGCCCACGAATAGCCGTCGTCGGTGCGGGGATCGCCGGGTTGTCATGCGCGACGGTGCTGCGCCGCTCCGGGTTCGAGGTCAACGTGTTCGACAAAAGCCGCGGGCCTGCCGGGCGGATGAGCACCCGTCGCCAAGGCGACTGGCAGTGCGACCATGGGGCGCAGTACTTCACCGCTCGCGATCCGCTCTTCCAGGCGGAAGTGGCGCGTTGGCAGAACGCGGGCGTCGCCGCGATATGGCCTGCACGAATCGCGGTGCTCGATGGGTCCGCACAAACCGCATGGGCGAGCAAGCAAGACCGCTTCGTCGGTACGCCGTCAATGAACTCGCCCGCGAAGTTTCTGGCTGACGCTCAGTCGGTGACCTTGGGTTGCACTGTCACGGCATTGCATCGGGATGGGCGACAGTGGCGTCTCGTGTCAGCCGAACAGGGCATGCTTGCGGATCGCTTCGACGTCGTGGTCCTCGCCATGCCCGCCCCGCAGGCGGCGGACTTGCTGCGTGAAGCCGCGACGGGACTGGCGGCGCTCGCACGCGAGACCGCGATGCGCCCATGTTGGGCACTCATGGTGCGCCTGCCCGCTCGCGTGCCGGTGCCGTTCGATGCCGCTTTCATCAATCAGGGGCCTCTGCGCTGGATGGCGCGCGACAGCAGCAAGCCGGGGCGCAACGGCCCCGAAACATGGCTGTTGCACGCGAACGCGGACTGGAGCGAGCTTTACATCGACGCCAGCGCGGAACGTGTCGCGGATTGTCTGCTCGAAGCGTTTGCGCTGCACGGCGGCCAAAAGTCCACCGAATGGACGGCACACCGCTGGCGATTTGCTGACACCGAGCCTAGCGAGGAGCCCGCGCCCGGATACATCTGGGATGAAGCCAGCGGCCTGGCATTGTGTGGCGATTGGCTCAACGGCGGCAGAGTGGAGGGTGCGTGGCACAGCGGCCGGATGCTGGCCGAGCGAATCGCCACCCGGTAG
- a CDS encoding MerR family transcriptional regulator gives MPSPSVEDTSPARNYRSGEAARLARMPVTRLRLWERRYEVVGPAKSEAGQRLYSEDDVRRLVLINALVQRGHAIGAIARLEREQLEFLAAGEASSGRSRPTNASHEVRFRLTLVGENLARRLAETGIDLRRYGVGKLAEYADLAAAREGASSEGEEANLLLLRVPSLHEDAASDVLALSDACGAAAVAVVYGFGTGRAAEALRLAGVRLYREPDSRTELRQMLGDLCHSARVAHEAGEAPSWSRSPRRYDDAELEAIAARSSTIACECPRHLAELVMQLSTFESYSDECTSRSAHDVALHRHLGDVANRARVLIESALERVVREEGWSPQPHQTD, from the coding sequence ATGCCGTCGCCCTCCGTCGAAGACACGTCGCCCGCTCGCAATTACAGGAGTGGGGAGGCCGCCCGGCTCGCGCGGATGCCGGTCACGAGGCTCAGGCTTTGGGAGCGGCGCTACGAAGTGGTGGGCCCGGCCAAAAGTGAGGCCGGACAGCGCCTGTATTCCGAGGACGACGTGCGCCGGCTGGTTCTGATCAACGCGCTGGTGCAGCGCGGCCACGCGATTGGAGCGATTGCGCGGCTCGAGCGCGAGCAACTCGAGTTTCTTGCCGCAGGGGAGGCGTCCAGCGGCAGATCGCGCCCCACCAATGCCAGTCACGAGGTCAGGTTCCGGCTCACGCTAGTGGGGGAGAACCTGGCCCGGCGCCTGGCTGAAACGGGTATCGATCTGCGGCGCTACGGCGTTGGCAAGCTCGCGGAGTATGCGGATCTCGCGGCGGCGCGCGAAGGCGCGTCATCTGAAGGGGAAGAGGCGAACCTTCTGCTGCTGCGTGTTCCTTCGCTGCATGAGGACGCCGCTTCGGACGTTCTCGCGCTCAGCGACGCCTGCGGCGCGGCGGCGGTTGCCGTGGTGTACGGCTTCGGTACGGGGCGCGCGGCAGAAGCGTTGCGCCTCGCGGGTGTGCGGCTGTATCGGGAGCCCGACAGCAGGACCGAGCTTCGCCAGATGCTCGGCGATCTGTGTCACAGCGCTCGGGTGGCGCATGAGGCCGGCGAAGCACCCTCCTGGTCGCGCTCGCCACGTCGGTACGACGACGCCGAGCTCGAAGCCATCGCTGCCCGCTCGTCAACGATTGCCTGCGAATGTCCGCGGCACCTTGCTGAACTGGTGATGCAACTGTCGACGTTCGAATCCTATAGCGACGAATGCACGTCGCGCTCGGCGCACGACGTTGCGTTACACCGGCATCTCGGCGACGTCGCCAATCGCGCGCGCGTGCTGATCGAGTCGGCGCTCGAGCGTGTGGTGCGCGAAGAAGGCTGGTCGCCTCAACCGCATCAGACGGATTGA
- the folE gene encoding GTP cyclohydrolase I encodes MESVAQDIRHGLELGEGVPLSQRIRCRLLSAGARFHANDNIADYLREGELELLQKEVADKLQGVLRSLVIDVDNDHNTQETAQRVAKMFVREVFAGRYDTAPAVTEFPNVERLNELMIVGPLRVRSACSHHLCPIMGRVWIGVMPNESSNLIGLSKYGRLINWIMTRPQIQEEAVKQIADLLEERIQPDGLAVVLEADHFCMHWRGTKDDDAKMVNSVMRGSFLRDPALRREFLDLLPGRN; translated from the coding sequence ATGGAATCAGTCGCGCAGGACATACGCCACGGCCTGGAGCTGGGCGAGGGCGTGCCGCTTTCGCAGCGGATCAGATGTCGGCTTCTCAGTGCGGGAGCCCGATTCCACGCGAACGACAACATCGCCGACTACCTTCGCGAGGGAGAACTGGAGCTGCTGCAAAAGGAAGTCGCGGACAAGCTACAGGGCGTTTTGCGCTCGCTCGTCATCGATGTCGACAACGATCACAACACGCAAGAAACCGCGCAACGCGTGGCAAAAATGTTCGTTCGCGAAGTCTTTGCGGGACGATACGACACCGCGCCGGCTGTCACCGAATTTCCGAATGTCGAACGGCTCAATGAATTGATGATCGTGGGCCCGCTGCGTGTGCGCAGCGCCTGCTCCCATCACCTGTGTCCGATCATGGGCCGGGTCTGGATTGGAGTGATGCCCAACGAGAGTTCAAACCTCATTGGCCTGTCCAAGTACGGCCGCCTGATCAACTGGATCATGACCCGGCCGCAGATCCAGGAAGAAGCCGTCAAGCAGATCGCGGATCTGCTCGAAGAACGCATCCAGCCCGACGGGCTTGCCGTGGTGCTGGAGGCCGACCACTTCTGCATGCATTGGCGCGGCACGAAAGACGACGACGCAAAAATGGTGAACAGCGTGATGCGCGGTTCATTTCTTCGGGATCCCGCATTGCGTCGCGAGTTTCTGGATCTTCTGCCGGGTCGGAATTGA
- a CDS encoding SDR family oxidoreductase: MAAIWITGASGAVGSALARRLSARGLSVVLTSRDGARLTELADELGERALAAPADATDAAQVQCAIQAGIERFGEVTGVAHCVGSILIRPLHLTSEADMRATLADNYISAWHVLRAFVTAALAHRKPSSAVLVGTVAAQSGFPNHEAIAGAKAAVAALAVTAAATYAERGIRVNCVHPGLTVSNMSSKLTGSPESIAWMSKLNPMRRLGQGEDAAALIDFLLGDDAGWITGQQIGVDGGHGILHSMAGA; this comes from the coding sequence ATGGCGGCGATCTGGATTACTGGCGCGAGCGGTGCAGTCGGATCTGCACTGGCCCGGAGACTGTCAGCGCGCGGTCTAAGCGTTGTTCTTACATCTCGCGATGGAGCGAGGCTCACCGAACTCGCCGACGAACTTGGAGAGCGCGCACTCGCTGCACCCGCCGACGCAACCGATGCAGCGCAGGTGCAATGTGCAATTCAGGCAGGTATTGAGCGCTTTGGAGAAGTGACCGGTGTCGCCCATTGCGTTGGATCGATTCTGATCAGACCGCTGCACCTGACCAGCGAAGCGGATATGCGCGCGACTCTTGCCGATAACTACATCAGTGCGTGGCACGTGCTTCGGGCTTTCGTTACCGCTGCGCTCGCCCATCGCAAGCCCTCGAGCGCCGTACTGGTGGGCACGGTTGCGGCGCAGTCTGGATTTCCGAATCACGAGGCCATTGCCGGTGCAAAGGCCGCGGTGGCGGCGCTCGCCGTCACGGCAGCCGCGACCTACGCTGAGCGGGGTATTCGGGTGAATTGCGTTCATCCAGGATTAACTGTCTCGAACATGTCGTCGAAGCTCACCGGCTCACCTGAGTCGATCGCCTGGATGTCAAAGCTCAATCCGATGAGGCGTCTGGGTCAAGGCGAGGACGCGGCGGCGTTGATCGACTTTCTGCTAGGCGATGATGCTGGCTGGATCACTGGCCAGCAGATCGGGGTGGACGGCGGCCATGGCATCCTTCATTCGATGGCGGGCGCGTGA